The DNA sequence ATAATGGCTGATGATTTATTAGCAGGTTTTTTTTCCTGGATAATTTTAAACATAATTATCATTATTTTTTAAAAATATAATAATTTTTGAAATATCCTTGAATCTTGTAAGGATATTTTTTTTATTGGTAATATCTATTTATTATTTATTATTTTCTAAAATTTAGAATGATTTAAATATAATATTTTCTGTGATATAATTAATTTAAAATAAAGTAACTAAAGGAGAGATTTTGTTGAAGGCTGAAATTATATCAATTGGGACAGAAATCTTACTTGGGGATATAGTTGATACTAACTCAAAATATATAGCAGAACATTTAAAAGATTTAGGTTATGACATTCATTATATGACAGCTGTTGGTGATAATCAAAAAAGGGTAATTAATGTTTTAAAAAGAGCTATTGAAAGATCTGATCTAGTAATTACTACTGGAGGATTAGGTCCTACTGAAGATGATTTAACCCGGCAGGCAATTGCTAAAGCAACTGATAAAAATTTATATCAGGATGAAAATCTTTTAAATTCTATAAAAGAATATTTTGATCAAAAAAATTATAATATGACTAAAAATAATTATAGTCAGGCATTTTTACCTGAAGGAGCAAAAGTAATTAAAAACAATTGGGGAACAGCTCCCGGTATTTTATTAAAAGAAAGTGATTATATGATAATAAGTTTGCCTGGTGTTCCTTCAGAAATGAAAAAAATGTTTTCTAACTATATTTTGAAAGAATTACAAAAATATTCAGAAAAAACAATTTTATCAAAAACACTACATTTTTTTGGGATTGGTGAATCTACTTTAGAAACCAAATTAAAAAATATATTAGAAAATCAAAATAATCCTACCTTAGCTCTTTTAGCTGGCGAAGGAGAAGTAAAACTTAGAATAACGGCTAAAGGTGAAAACAAAAACAAATTAAAAGATATGATTTCTAAAAAAGAGAAATTAATAAGAAAAAAGGTTGGTAAATATATATATGGAGTAAATAATACTGATTTAGCTAAGGAGATTTATAATATTCTGCTAAAAAGAAAACTTACAATTAGTTTAGCTGAATCATGTACGGGCGGGTTAATAAGTCATCGTTTAACACAAATCCCGGGAAGTTCTAAGGTTTTTAAAGGTAGTTATGTAGTTTATTCTAATGAAGCTAAAATTAATTTATTAGATATAGATAGAGAAATTATTAAAAAACAAGGAGCTGTAAGTAAAAAGACAGCACTAATGATGGCTAAAAATATAAAAGACAAGTTTGGAACAAATATTGGAATTGGAGTTACAGGTATTGCCGGTCCAGGTGGAGGTACAGCTGATAAACCAGTAGGATTAGTGTATATAGGTATATCTTATGGCAAAAAAAATATAGTTCATAAATTGAACTTAAAATATTCAAGATCTTTTAACAAATGGATGACTTCTCAATATGTATTTTATTATTTGTTGGATCATTTTAAAAGGGGGATAAATAAAAATGAAAAATAAATATTATTTA is a window from the Halanaerobiales bacterium genome containing:
- a CDS encoding competence/damage-inducible protein A — its product is MKAEIISIGTEILLGDIVDTNSKYIAEHLKDLGYDIHYMTAVGDNQKRVINVLKRAIERSDLVITTGGLGPTEDDLTRQAIAKATDKNLYQDENLLNSIKEYFDQKNYNMTKNNYSQAFLPEGAKVIKNNWGTAPGILLKESDYMIISLPGVPSEMKKMFSNYILKELQKYSEKTILSKTLHFFGIGESTLETKLKNILENQNNPTLALLAGEGEVKLRITAKGENKNKLKDMISKKEKLIRKKVGKYIYGVNNTDLAKEIYNILLKRKLTISLAESCTGGLISHRLTQIPGSSKVFKGSYVVYSNEAKINLLDIDREIIKKQGAVSKKTALMMAKNIKDKFGTNIGIGVTGIAGPGGGTADKPVGLVYIGISYGKKNIVHKLNLKYSRSFNKWMTSQYVFYYLLDHFKRGINKNEK